The Geotrypetes seraphini chromosome 8, aGeoSer1.1, whole genome shotgun sequence genome includes a region encoding these proteins:
- the LOC117364885 gene encoding histone H1.01-like — MAETAPAASAAAPPPAPGAAKKKTKKPAAAAKARKASGPSVSELIVKAVSASRERNGISLAAMKKALTAFGYDVEKNNSRVKLAVKSLVSKGSLLQTKGSGASGSFKLNKQQPESKKKSPPKSKKAAVKKAKKPAAAGVKKSPKRAKKPSAAATKKAAKSPKKSKAVKAKKAVKSPAKAKPVKAKVKKSPAKAAKPKAAKAAKGATKKK, encoded by the coding sequence ATGGCCGAAACCGCTCCAGCAGCATCCGCCGCTGCGCCGCCTCCTGCTCCTGGCGCGGCTAAGAAAAAGACGAAGAAGCCGGCGGCAGCGGCGAAAGCGCGCAAGGCATCGGGCCCCAGCGTTTCTGAGCTGATCGTGAAGGCGGTGTCAGCTTCAAGGGAGCGCAACGGCATCTCCCTGGCTGCAATGAAAAAGGCTCTGACAGCTTTTGGCTACGATGTAGAGAAGAACAACAGCCGCGTGAAGCTAGCCGTCAAGAGTCTGGTGAGTAAGGGGAGCCTGCTGCAGACTAAGGGCAGCGGAGCTTCGGGCTCTTTCAAACTGAACAAGCAGCAGCCGGAGAGCAAGAAGAAGAGCCCTCCCAAAAGCAAGAAAGCGGCAGTGAAGAAAGCGAAAAAGCCGGCGGCGGCTGGAGTGAAAAAGAGTCCGAAGAGGGCCAAGAAGCCGTCGGCAGCCGCTACCAAGAAAGCAGCCAAGAGCCCCAAGAAGTCGAAAGCGGTGAAAGCCAAGAAAGCGGTGAAGAGCCCGGCGAAAGCCAAACCGGTGAAAGCCAAGGTGAAGAAGAGCCCGGCAAAGGCTGCCAAGCCCAAGGCAGCAAAAGCCGCCAAGGGGGCGACTAAGAAAAAGTGA
- the LOC117364886 gene encoding histone H3: MARTKQTARKSTGGKAPRKQLATKAARKSAPATGGVKKPHRYRPGTVALREIRRYQKSTELLIRKLPFQRLVREIAQDFKTDLRFQSSAVMALQEASEAYLVGLFEDTNLCAIHAKRVTIMPKDIQLARRIRGERA, encoded by the coding sequence ATGGCACGTACCAAACAGACCGCCCGTAAGTCCACCGGAGGAAAAGCTCCTCGCAAGCAGTTAGCGACCAAAGCTGCCCGCAAAAGCGCCCCAGCCACAGGAGGTGTGAAGAAACCTCATCGCTACCGACCGGGCACTGTAGCGCTTAGAGAAATCCGCCGCTATCAGAAGTCCACCGAGCTGCTTATTCGCAAGTTGCCCTTCCAACGCCTGGTGCGAGAGATCGCGCAAGATTTCAAGACCGACCTGCGCTTCCAGAGCTCGGCTGTCATGGCCCTGCAGGAGGCTAGCGAGGCTTATCTGGTAGGGCTCTTCGAAGACACCAATCTCTGCGCTATCCACGCCAAGAGAGTCACCATTATGCCTAAAGATATCCAACTGGCCCGCCGCATTCGTGGGGAGCGGGCTTAG
- the LOC117364891 gene encoding histone H4, translating into MSGRGKGGKGLGKGGAKRHRKVLRDNIQGITKPAIRRLARRGGVKRISGLIYEETRGVLKVFLENVIRDAVTYTEHAKRKTVTAMDVVYALKRQGRTLYGFGG; encoded by the coding sequence ATGTCTGGACGTGGTAAAGGCGGAAAGGGTCTGGGGAAAGGTGGTGCTAAGCGGCATAGGAAGGTGCTGCGCGATAACATCCAGGGTATCACGAAGCCTGCGATCCGGCGCCTGGCGCGCAGAGGCGGCGTGAAGCGTATTTCTGGCCTCATCTATGAAGAAACTCGTGGGGTGCTGAAGGTTTTCCTAGAGAACGTCATCCGAGATGCCGTCACCTACACCGAGCACGCCAAGCGAAAGACCGTAACCGCTATGGATGTGGTATATGCCCTGAAGCGCCAGGGCCGCACTCTGTACGGTTTCGGAGGTTAA
- the LOC117364890 gene encoding histone H2B gives MPEPAKSAPAAKKGSKKAVSKTQKKDGKKRKKQRKETYAIYVYKVLKQVHPDTGISSKAMGIMNSFVSDIFERIAGEASRLAHYNKRSTITSREIQTAVRLLLPGELAKHAVSEGTKAVTKYTSSK, from the coding sequence ATGCCTGAACCGGCCAAATCCGCTCCCGCAGCCAAAAAGGGCTCCAAGAAAGCGGTGAGCAAGACTCAGAAAAAAGATGGCAAGAAGCGCAAGAAACAGAGGAAGGAGACGTACGCTATCTACGTGTACAAGGTATTGAAGCAAGTTCATCCCGACACCGGCATTTCCTCCAAGGCCATGGGCATCATGAACTCCTTCGTGAGTGACATCTTTGAGCGCATCGCCGGGGAAGCCTCCCGCCTCGCTCATTACAACAAGCGTTCCACCATCACCTCCAGGGAGATCCAGACCGCAGTGCGCCTCCTGCTGCCCGGTGAACTGGCCAAACATGCCGTGTCCGAGGGCACCAAGGCAGTCACCAAGTACACCAGTTCCAAGTAA
- the LOC117364887 gene encoding histone H2A.J, producing the protein MSGRGKQGGKVRAKAKTRSSRAGLQFPVGRVHRLLRKGNYAERVGAGAPVYLAAVLEYLTAEILELAGNAARDNKKTRIIPRHLQLAIRNDEELNKLLGKVTIAQGGVLPNIQAVLLPKKTESHKAAKSK; encoded by the coding sequence ATGTCCGGGCGTGGTAAGCAGGGTGGAAAGGTTCGGGCTAAGGCCAAGACTCGCTCGTCCCGGGCAGGGCTGCAGTTCCCCGTAGGGCGCGTGCACAGACTGCTGAGGAAAGGCAACTATGCAGAGCGTGTGGGTGCCGGCGCTCCGGTCTATCTGGCAGCGGTGCTGGAGTATCTGACCGCTGAGATTTTAGAGCTGGCAGGCAATGCCGCGCGCGATAACAAGAAGACTCGCATCATCCCCAGGCATTTGCAGCTGGCCATCCGCAACGATGAAGAATTGAATAAGCTGCTAGGGAAGGTCACCATCGCGCAGGGCGGCGTCCTGCCCAACATCCAGGCTGTGCTACTGCCCAAGAAAACCGAAAGCCACAAAGCGGCCAAGAGCAAGTAA
- the FAM32A gene encoding protein FAM32A isoform X1 produces the protein MAEYEILAKGPLKLKGVGELGINKKKKKDKDKSKIMHQFMSGKKNEEEKRKVALDKRTPAQIAFEKMQEKRQMERILKKASKTHKQRVEDFNRHLDTLTEHYDIPKVSWTK, from the exons ATGGCGGAATACGAAATCTTGGCGAAGGGGCCCTTGAAGTTAAAAGGCGTCGGGGAACTGGGGATAAATAA GAAGAAGAAAAAGGACAAAGATAAAAGCAAAATAATGCATCAATTTATGTCTGGTAAGAAAAATgaagaggaaaaaaggaaggtGGCACTGGATAAAAGGACTCCAGCACAAATAGCTTTTGAAAAAATGCAAGAAAAAAGG cAAATGGAAAGAATTTTAAAGAAGGCATCAAAAACACACAAACAAAGAGTCGAG GACTTTAACAGACATTTGGATACACTAACAGAACATTATGACATTCCCAAAGTCAGCTGGACAAAATAA
- the FAM32A gene encoding protein FAM32A isoform X2, translating to MTVLVHFPRKKKKDKDKSKIMHQFMSGKKNEEEKRKVALDKRTPAQIAFEKMQEKRQMERILKKASKTHKQRVEDFNRHLDTLTEHYDIPKVSWTK from the exons ATgaccgtgttagtccactttccaag GAAGAAGAAAAAGGACAAAGATAAAAGCAAAATAATGCATCAATTTATGTCTGGTAAGAAAAATgaagaggaaaaaaggaaggtGGCACTGGATAAAAGGACTCCAGCACAAATAGCTTTTGAAAAAATGCAAGAAAAAAGG cAAATGGAAAGAATTTTAAAGAAGGCATCAAAAACACACAAACAAAGAGTCGAG GACTTTAACAGACATTTGGATACACTAACAGAACATTATGACATTCCCAAAGTCAGCTGGACAAAATAA